One window from the genome of Garra rufa chromosome 1, GarRuf1.0, whole genome shotgun sequence encodes:
- the LOC141342429 gene encoding dehydrogenase/reductase SDR family member 7C-B-like: protein MVTAEGCAALTSAQSSNPSHLRELDLSYNNQGESGMKLLSDALKHLDKLKFYKTFNTWFSVRHRDKMTSVPSDECAKLFHTGGARLILCGSNWEKLETLAERLMSESDPTLTFPPKLVELDFSDMESVPEVISEILECYGCLDVLIFNSSMKVKAPVQCLSLEMDRIVMDVNYFGPITLVKGVLPSLISRRTGHILLVNSIQGKLTVPFRATYAASKHAVQAFFDCLRAEVQEYGITVSIVNHTFIKTPSTNSADEITAKSMWTDFKPKSLGVTPKEMATELLRTLSSKKKEILMARSIPKAALYVRSLFPNLFFAIMAAGVRNTAAVEMPDD, encoded by the exons atggtgacagcAGAAGGTTGTGCAGCTTTGACATCAGCTCagagttcaaacccctcacacctgagagagctggacctgagctACAATAACCAAGGAGAATCAGGAATGAAACTGCTTTCTGATGCACTCAAACATTTAGACAAACTCAA ATTCTACAAAACTTTCAACACATGGTTCAGTGTTCGGCATAGGGACAAGATGACATCTGTTCCTTCTGATG AATGTGCAAAACTCTTCCACACTGGAGGAGCCAGACTGATCCTTTGTGGAAGTAACTGGGAAAAGTTGGAGACTCTAGCTGAGAGGTTGATGAGTGAATCAGATCCAACACTT ACATTTCCACCCAAACTAGTCGAGCTGGACTTCAGTGATATGGAGAGCGTTCCTGAGGTGATCTCTGAGATCCTGGAGTGTTACGGCTGTCTGGATGTTCTCATCTTCAATAGCAGTATGAAGGTGAAGGCTCCTGTTCAATGTCTGTCCCTCGAGATGGACAGGATAGTCATGGATGTGAACTACTTTGGGCCGATCACGCTGGTTAAGG GTGTTCTCCCATCACTGATCTCCAGAAGAACCGGTCACATTCTTCTAGTCAACAGCATTCAGGGGAAATTAACGGTGCCTTTCCGTGCCACCT ATGCTGCCTCCAAGCACGCCGTTCAGGCTTTCTTTGACTGTCTGCGGGCTGAGGTTCAGGAATATGGGATAACCGTCAGCATCGTCAACCACACTTTCATAAAAACTCCCAGCACAAACTCAGCAGATGAAATCACAGCAAAATCCATGTGGACAG ACTTCAAACCCAAGTCCCTTGGTGTGACCCCTAAAGAGATGGCCACTGAGCTCCTGAGGACACTGAGCAGCAAGAAGAAGGAGATTTTAATGGCCCGCTCCATCCCTAAAGCAGCTCTCTATGTCAGATCTCTCTTCCCCAACCTGTTCTTCGCCATCATGGCAGCAGGAGTCAGAAACACTGCAGCTGTGGAGATGCCTGATGATTAA
- the LOC141338158 gene encoding protein NATD1-like, whose amino-acid sequence MARYILSRSSIFRFTQGYKNSQRPSKCCGCVYLSNINVIHDRPNQRFTVALDCGGAVSSAVLKYTVSHDQQVELISTEVPESHRGKGVAAHLAKAALDFVVEEKLTARISCWYIRKYVDENPHLGYQAYIENK is encoded by the exons ATGGCGCGCTACATACTGTCTCGAAGTAGTATCTTTCGGTTCACTCAAGGATATAAAAACAGTCAGCGACCCAGCAAATGCTGTGGATGTGTGTACCTCTCGAATATAAATGTAATACACGATAGACCGAATCAGCGTTTCACAGTTGCTCTTGACTGCGGCG GAGCAGTGAGTAGTGCAGTATTGAAATACACTGTCAGTCATGATCAGCAGGTGGAGTTGATCTCTACAGAGGTTCCTGAATCACACAGGGGTAAAGGTGTAGCAGCTCACCTGGCAAAG GCTGCTCTGGATTTTGTTGTTGAAGAGAAGTTGACAGCGAGGATATCTTGTTGGTACATTAGAAAATATGTAGATGAAAATCCACATCTTGGATACCAGgcttatattgaaaataaataa